From Xiphophorus hellerii strain 12219 chromosome 20, Xiphophorus_hellerii-4.1, whole genome shotgun sequence, the proteins below share one genomic window:
- the LOC116710419 gene encoding uncharacterized protein LOC116710419, protein MNSLNQQYEEKVRPCIDLIDSLRSLGVEKDLALPAIAVIGDQSSGKSSVLEALSGVALPRGSGIVTRCPLELKMKKRNEGQDWYGKISYQEHEEEIENPATVEKIIARAQNKIAGKGSGISDELITLEIASPNVPDLTLIDLPGIARVAVAGQHERIGDQIKGLIEKYIKKQETISLVVVPSNVDIATTEALHMAKQVDPFGERTLGILTKPDLVDKGTEETVLKTVHNKVIPLKKGYMIVKCRGQKEISENLSLAEAIERENAFFHDHSHFQTLLYDGLATVPKLAEKLTLELVNHIQRSLPELEKQMETKLKETQAKLDKLGCGPPTDCTERLGFLIDRVTAFTQDAIYLSKGEDIKCGYKSKIFSILRQQFAVWKTIIDNSGTTFNWNIQKEVAQYERKYRGKELPGFVNYKTFEAMVKEQIKELEEPAIIKLKEVTELVKKELFGLAQRSLVGLPNLIRTAKMKIEAIGNDKEALAESMLRTQFKMELIVYTQDCRYSKKLGKRKREEIPNNNETGANLKEMMRHLKSYYQIAGQRLADQIPLVIQYQALQESAVQLQRDMLQMLQDKEKMELLLQEDGGVKNHRVLLHNSIKRLSKARIVLSEFSMNTYDFSTTESSYFKSEAMTTLNQHYEEKVRPCIDLIDSLRSLGVEKDLALPAIAVIGDQSSGKSSVLEALSGVALPRGSGIVTRCPLELKMKRRREGQDWYGKISYQEFEEELNDPAIVEKKIREAQDEMAGVGVGICDDLITLEIASPDVPDLTLIDLPGIARVAVKGQPENIGDQIKRLIDKFIKKQETISLVVVPSNVDIATTEALKMAQQVDPDGERTLGILTKPDLVDKGTEETVVEIVNNEVIQLKKGYMIVKCRGQKEITEKVSLTEAIEREKDFFKNHPYFHTLYNKELATVPILAEKLTIELVHHIEKSLPRLEEQIDDKLKQTQMELDRYGNGPPSDAAERLVFLIDKVTAFTQDAISLTTGEELKCGERLNVFTVLRREFGNWKAHLDNSGENFNRKIEREVEEYEERYRGRELPGFINYKTFEVMVKEQIKQLEEPAIMKLKGVGDAIKKTFTQLAHNSFMGFPNLLKTTKAKIEAIKQLKESSAELMLRTQFQMELLVYSQDKTYSSSLTESKSEEEKEKDLYNQQALKLPTKSPITSLSRSMVFCMDNHATLQELMVHLKSYYKIAGMRLADQIPLVIRYEMLQQSAVQLQREMLQLLQDKENVDFLLKEDYDIGNKRDALQSRTKRLMEARRYLAEF, encoded by the exons ATGAATTCTCTGAACCAGCAGTACGAGGAGAAGGTGCGTCCCTGCATTGACCTGATCGACTCCCTCCGCTCTCTGGGAGTGGAGAAGGACCTGGCGCTGCCTGCCATAGCCGTGATAGGGGACCAGAGCTCCGGGAAGAGTTCGGTGCTGGAGGCGCTGTCCGGGGTGGCTCTGCCAAGAGGAAGCG GCATTGTTACAAGATGTCCTCTGGAgctgaagatgaagaaaaggaACGAAGGTCAGGATTGGTATGGAAAGATCAGTTACCAAGAACATGAGGAGGAGATAGAAAATCCTGCAACTGTGGAGAAAATAATTGCAAGAG cacaaaataaaatagctgGAAAGGGCAGTGGGATCAGCGATGAACTCATTACTCTGGAAATCGCCTCCCCGAATGTCCCAGACCTGACTCTCATCGATCTTCCTGGCATTGCCAGGGTGGCGGTGGCGGGACAGCACGAGAGAATCGGTGATCAG ATAAAGGGACTCATCGAGAAGTACAtcaaaaaacaggaaaccatCAGTCTGGTGGTGGTTCCATCCAATGTGGACATAGCGACCACAGAGGCTTTGCACATGGCTAAACAGGTTGATCCCTTTGGAGAGAGGACTCTgg GTATTCTGACTAAGCCTGACTTGGTGGACAAAGGCACAGAGGAGACAGTGTTGAAAACAGTCCACAATAAAGTCATCCCTCTGAAGAAGGGCTACATGATTGTCAAATGCAGAGGCCAGAAGGAGATTTCAGAGAATCTGTCTCTTGCTGAAGCAATCGAGAGAGAGAACGCCTTCTTTCATGATCATTCGCATTTCCA GACTCTGTTATATGATGGTCTGGCCACCGTCCCTAAACTAGCAGAAAAACTCACACTGGAGCTTGTGAATCACATCCAG agatccctgcctgaACTGGAAAAGCAGATGGAGACTAAACTGAAAGAGACTCAGGCAAAGTTGGACAAATTGGGCTGTGGACCGCCGACTGATTGCACTGAGAGACTTGGTTTCCTTATCGAT AGGGTGACGGCATTCACACAGGATGCCATTTACCTCAGCAAAGGGGAGGACATAAAATGTGGATACAAGTCCAAGATCTTCTCCATACTCAGACAACAGTTTGCTGTTTGGAAAACAATTATCGATAACTCCGGAACAACAT TCAACTGGAATATTCAGAAGGAGGTGGCTCAGTATGAACGCAAGTACCGCGGGAAAGAGCTCCCAGGCTTCGTCAACTACAAGACGTTCGAAGCCATGGTGAAGGAGCAGAtcaaggagctggaggagcctGCGATCATAAAACTCAAGGAGGTGACAG AACTTGTGAAGAAAGAGCTGTTTGGATTGGCCCAGAGGAGCTTGGTTGGCCTGCCTAACCTTATCAGAACTGCTAAG ATGAAGATCGAAGCCATCGGTAACGACAAGGAAGCCTTGGCGGAGTCCATGCTGCGGACCCAGTTTAAGATGGAGCTGATTGTCTACACCCAGGACTGCAGATACAGCAAGAAGTTggggaagaggaagagagaagaaATCCCCAACAACAACGAAACTGGAgccaacctgaaggagatgatGAGACACCTGAAATCCTACTACCAA ATTGCTGGTCAGCGTCTGGCCGACCAGATCCCCCTGGTGATCCAGTACCAGGCGCTGCAGGAGTCTGCCGTTCAGCTGCAGAGAGACATGCTGCAGATGCTTCAAGACAAGGAGAAAATGGAGCTGCTGCTCCAGGAGGACGGAGGCGTGAAAAACCACAGAGTCCTCCTGCACAACTCCATCAAGCGTCTCTCCAAGGCACGCATCGTGCTAAGTGAATTCAGCATGAACACATACGACTTCAGCACAACAGAA TCgtcttattttaaatcagaagCGATGACTACATTGAATCAACACTACGAGGAGAAGGTGCGTCCCTGCATCGACCTGATCGACTCCCTCCGCTCTCTGGGAGTGGAGAAGGACCTGGCGCTGCCTGCCATAGCCGTGATAGGGGACCAGAGCTCCGGGAAGAGTTCGGTGCTGGAGGCGCTGTCCGGGGTGGCTCTGCCAAGAGGAAGCG GCATAGTCACAAGATGTCCTCTTGAGCTGAAGATGAAGAGAAGGAGAGAAGGCCAGGACTGGTATGGAAAGATCAGTTACCAAGAATTTGAGGAGGAGCTAAATGATCCTgcaattgtggagaaaaaaatcagagaag CACAGGATGAAATGGCCGGAGTCGGAGTGGGGATTTGCGATGACCTCATCACTCTGGAAATTGCTTCCCCGGACGTGCCGGACCTGACTCTCATCGACCTTCCTGGCATCGCCAGGGTGGCTGTAAAGGGACAACCAGAGAACATTGGTGATCAG ATAAAGCGACTCATCgacaagtttattaaaaaacaagaaaccatCAGTTTGGTGGTGGTTCCATCCAATGTGGACATCGCGACCACGGAGGCTTTAAAGATGGCTCAACAGGTTGATCCCGATGGAGAAAGGACTCTGG GTATTTTGACCAAACCTGACCTGGTGGACAAAGGCACGGAAGAGACGGTGGTGGAAATAGTCAACAACGAAGTCATCCAGCTGAAGAAAGGCTACATGATCGTCAAATGCAGAGGCCAGAAGGAGATCACAGAGAAGGTGTCTCTGACTGAAGCCattgagagagagaaagacttCTTTAAAAATCACCCCTATTTCCA CACTTTGTACAACAAAGAGCTTGCAACCGTTCCCATTCTGGCGGAGAAACTTACCATTGAGCTGGTGCATCACATCGAG AAATCTCTCCCAAGACTGGAAGAGCAGATAGACGACAAGCTGAAGCAAACTCAGATGGAGCTCGACCGGTACGGTAACGGACCTCCGTCCGATGCGGCGGAGAGACTCGTCTTCCTGATTGAT AAAGTGACGGCGTTCACCCAGGATGCCATCAGTCTGACCACAGGGGAGGAGCTGAAGTGCGGGGAGAGACTCAACGTCTTCACTGTGCTTAGGAGAGAGTTTGGGAATTGGAAGGCGCACCTGGACAATTCAGGAGAAAATT TTAACAGAAAAATCGAAAGAGAGGTGGAGGAATATGAGGAGCGGTACCGTGGAAGAGAGCTACCAGGCTTCATCAACTACAAGACCTTCGAGGTGATGGTGAAGGAGCAGATCAAACAGCTGGAAGAACCAGCCATCATGAAGCTTAAGGGTGTCGGAG ATGCTATCAAGAAAACTTTCACTCAGCTGGCCCATAACAGCTTCATGGGATTCCCCAATCTTTTGAAAACAACCAAG GCAAAGATTGAGGCCATTAAGCAGCTAAAGGAATCCTCTGCTGAACTGATGTTGAGGACCCAGTTTCAGATGGAGCTGCTGGTTTACTCCCAGGATAAGACCTACAGCAGCAGTCTGACTGAGAGCAAGAGtgaagaggagaaagagaaagaccTCTACAATCAGCAGGCTCTCAAACTCCCTACTAAAAGCCCCATTACATCCCTTTCAAGGAGCATGGTGTTCTGCATGGACAATCATGCAACACTTCAAGAGCTGATGGTGCATCTTAAATCATACTACAAA ATTGCCGGAATGCGTCTGGCCGACCAGATCCCCCTGGTGATCCGCTATGAGATGCTGCAACAGTCCGCCGTCCAGCTGCAGAGGGAAATGCTGCAGTTGCTTCAGGACAAGGAAAATGTGGACTTCCTACTGAAGGAGGACTACGACATCGGCAACAAGAGGGATGCGTTGCAGAGTCGCACGAAGCGCCTCATGGAGGCCCGGAGATACCTGGCGGAGTTCTAG
- the synpra gene encoding synaptoporin, with product MDTANQLASVGTFQVLKLPLGFIRVLEWLFAIFAFATCGGYSGQLRVSVDCMEKASSDLNIGIDFGYPFRLHQVSFEAPMCEAMRTERVFLTGDYSSSAEFFVTIAVFSFLYSLVATVVYIFFLNKYRENSQRPLIDFVVTVVFSFMWLVSSSAWAKALSDVKVATDPDEVQLLIPACKDPTNKCSSLHEPRWSGLNTSVVFGFLNFVLWAGNIWFVFKETSWHKGGSRLAGSAPNKQAGTFDQQPYGQGGFDQSGSYNTQGSFDQPSEYSQVGGPTSYSNQM from the exons aTGGACACCGCTAACCAG CTGGCATCGGTGGGGACATTTCAGGTGCTCAAATTGCCTCTGGGATTTATCCGTGTTTTGGAATGG ctctttgCCATTTTCGCTTTCGCCACATGTGGTGGCTACTCAGGGCAGCTCAGGGTCAGTGTGGACTGCATGGAGAAGGCCAGCAGCGACCTGAATATCGGCATTGACTTTGGTTATCCTTTCAG GTTGCACCAAGTGTCGTTCGAAGCACCCATGTGTGAGGCCATGAGGACAGAGCGTGTGTTCCTCACCGGAGATTATTCTTCCTCTGCTGAGTTCTTCGTCACCATTGCCGTTTTCTCCTTCCTGTATTCTCTCGTGGCCactgttgtttacattttcttcctgAATAAGTACCGTGAAAACAGTCAAAGGCCGCTCATT GACTTTGTGGTGACAGTGGTGTTTTCCTTCATGTGGCTGGTCAGCTCCTCTGCTTGGGCCAAGGCCCTGTCCGACGTGAAGGTGGCCACTGATCCGGACGAGGTGCAGCTTCTCATCCCAGCCTGCAAAGACCCGACTAACAAGTGCAGCTCTTTGCACGAGCCTCGGTGGTCTGGGCTCAACACCTCGGTG gtGTTTGGATTTCTCAATTTTGTTCTGTGGGCTGGAAACATCTGGTTTGTCTTCAAGGAGACCAGCTGGCACAAGGGTGGCTCCAGGTTGGCAGGCAGCGCGCCCAACAAACAGGCCGGCACCTTCGACCAGCAGCCCTACGGCCAGGGCGGCTTTGACCAGTCGGGAAGCTACAACACCCAGGGGAGCTTCGACCAGCCGTCCGAGTACAGCCAGGTGGGAGGGCCCACCTCCTACTCCAATCAGATGTAG